One genomic region from Quercus robur chromosome 4, dhQueRobu3.1, whole genome shotgun sequence encodes:
- the LOC126720347 gene encoding ent-kaurene synthase, chloroplastic-like isoform X1, translating to MSLSHSSRPWCSLYSTSVSLVPGSIEARKAKKPALFIEGTKQRIKTMFDKVELSVSSYDTAWVAMVPCPNTPQAPFFPQCVNWLLDNQLHDGSWGLPNRDPFLVKDALLSTLACILPLKQWGVGEEQMNKGLFFIESNIAAATDEKQVSPIGFDIIFPALIEYAKNLDLSIPLGATNLDALFHKRELELKRGYGSNLEGKGSYLAYFSEGLGKSADWEMIMKYQRKNGSLFNSPSTTAAAFTYLKNSGCLSYLHSLLDKFGNAVPTVYPLDIYTRLCMVDSLERLGIDRHFRKEIKSVLDETYRYWLQGEEDIFLDAATCAMAFRILRVNGYDISSDPFTQLSEDHFSSSLGGYMKDIGSVLELFRASQIFIHPDEFVLEKQNFWTSQFLIQELSNGSIHADGLNKYVSQEVEYALKFPYHASLERLSNRRAIENYNKNNTRVLKTAYSSSNIGNEDFLNLAVEDFNICQSIQREELKDLARWITENRLDKLKFARQKLAYCYFSAAATLFPPELSDARISWAKNGVLTTVVDDFFDVGGSVEELVNLIQLVEKWDVDVSTDCCSENVEIIFSALHSTICDFADKALTWQGRNVISHIIDIWLNLLKSMLKEAEWLRDKSVPSMDEYMTNGYVSFALGPIVLPALYCVGPKLSEEIVRTPELHHLYEIMSTCGRLLNDIQTFKRESEEGKLNAVSLCMIHGGGDCTKEETIKEMKSFIAGKRRELLKLVLHEKGSVVPRACKDLFWKMIKVLHLFYMKDDGFTSHEMFNSVNAVLEEPIVLNKL from the exons atgtctctctctcactccagcaGACCTTGGTGTTCTCTTTACTCTACTTCAG TTAGTTTGGTTCCTGGATCAATTGAAGCTAGAAAAGCCAAGAAACCAGCTTTG TTCATCGAGGGGACTAAACAAAGAATTAAGACAATGTTTGATAAGGTTGAACTATCTGTTTCCTCATATGATACCGCCTGGGTGGCAATGGTCCCTTGCCCAAATACCCCACAAGCCCCCTTTTTCCCTCAGTGTGTGAATTGGTTGTTGGATAATCAACTCCATGATGGGTCGTGGGGTCTTCCTAATCGCGATCCCTTTTTAGTTAAAGATGCTCTCTTATCTACCTTAGCATGTATCCTTCCACTAAAGCAATGGGGTGTTGGTGAAGAGCAAATGAACAAGG GCCTGTTCTTTATTGAGTCAAATATAGCTGCAGCTACCGATGAGAAGCAAGTTTCTCCTATTGGATTTGACATAATATTTCCTGCTCTAATTGAATATGCCAAAAATTTGGATTTGAGTATCCCTCTAGGGGCAACAAATTTAGATGCTTTGTTCCACAAGAGAGAGTTGGAGCTTAAAAG AGGCTATGGTAGCAACTTGGAAGGGAAGGGGTCCTACTTAGCATATTTTTCGGAGGGACTGGGGAAGTCAGCAGACTGGGAGATGATCATGAAATATCAAAGAAAGAATGGGTCACTTTTTAATTCACCATCCACCACAGCAGCTGCTTTTACTTACCTTAAGAATTCTGGTTGTCTTAGTTACCTTCACTCACTCCTAGATAAGTTTGGGAATGCAG tTCCTACGGTTTATCCTCTGGATATATATACTCGTCTTTGTATGGTTGATAGTCTTGAAAGGTTGGGAATTGATCGGCATTTCAGGAAGGAGATCAAAAGTGTATTGGATGAAACGTACAG ATACTGGCTACAAGGTGAGGAGGATATATTCTTAGATGCTGCCACTTGTGCAATGGCGTTTCGGATATTACGTGTCAATGGATATGATATTTCTTCAG ATCCATTTACCCAGCTTTCAGAAGATCATTTCTCCAGTTCCCTTGGAGGATATATGAAGGACATTGGTTCTGTTTTGGAATTATTTAGGGCTTCACAAATTTTCATACATCCTGATGAATTTGTTCTGGAGAAACAAAATTTCTGGACCAGTCAGTTTCTGATACAAGAATTATCCAATGGTTCAATTCATGCAGATGGACTGAATAAATATGTTAGCCAAGAG GTGGAATATGCTCTTAAGTTTCCCTACCATGCAAGTTTGGAACGGTTATCAAACAGGAGAGCCATTGagaattacaataaaaataatacaagGGTTTTAAAAACTGCCTATAG TTCTTCAAATATTGGCAATGAAGATTTCTTAAATCTGGCGGTTGAGGACTTCAACATCTGTCAATCAATACAGCGTGAAGAACTCAAAGATCTTGCAAG GTGGATTACAGAGAACAGATTAGACAAGTTAAAGTTTGCCAGGCAGAAACTAGCGTACTGTTACTTCTCTGCTGCAGCAACCCTTTTTCCCCCTGAACTTTCTGATGCTCGAATATCATGGGCCAAAAATGGGGTGCTTACCACAGTGGTTGATGATTTCTTTGACGTTGGTGGTTCAGTAGAGGAATTGGTAAACCTTATACAACTGGTTGAGAA ATGGGATGTTGATGTCAGCACTGACTGTTGTTCTGAGAatgttgaaattatattttcgGCACTTCACAGCACAATCTGTGACTTTGCAGACAAAGCATTAACATGGCAAGGGCGTAATGTGATAAGTCACATAATTGACATT TGGTTGAATTTGCTGAAGTCTATGTTGAAAGAAGCAGAGTGGTTGAGAGACAAGTCCGTGCCATCTATGGATGAATATATGACAAATGGGTACGTGTCATTTGCCTTAGGACCTATAGTCCTCCCAGCTCTCTATTGTGTTGGGCCTAAGCTTTCAGAAGAGATTGTTAGAACTCCAGAATTACATCATCTATATGAAATTATGAGCACTTGTGGACGTCTTCTAAATGATATACAGACCTTTAAG AGGGAATCTGAGGAAGGAAAATTGAATGCAGTATCTTTGTGCATGATTCATGGTGGTGGAGATTGTACTAAAGAAGAGACCATTAAGGAAATGAAGAGTTTTATTGCTGGAAAGAGGAGAGAACTTCTGAAATTAGTTTTGCACGAAAAGGGGAGTGTAGTTCCAAGAGCATGCAAGGATTTGTTCTGGAAAATGATTAAAGTGTTGCACCTATTTTACATGAAGGATGACGGATTCACTTCGCATGAGATGTTCAATTCTGTAAATGCAGTGCTTGAAGAACCCATCGTTCTCAATAAATTGTAA
- the LOC126720347 gene encoding ent-kaurene synthase, chloroplastic-like isoform X2 — MSLSHSSRPWCSLYSTSVSLVPGSIEARKAKKPALFIEGTKQRIKTMFDKVELSVSSYDTAWVAMVPCPNTPQAPFFPQCVNWLLDNQLHDGSWGLPNRDPFLVKDALLSTLACILPLKQWGVGEEQMNKGLFFIESNIAAATDEKQVSPIGFDIIFPALIEYAKNLDLSIPLGATNLDALFHKRELELKRGYGSNLEGKGSYLAYFSEGLGKSADWEMIMKYQRKNGSLFNSPSTTAAAFTYLKNSGCLSYLHSLLDKFGNAVPTVYPLDIYTRLCMVDSLERLGIDRHFRKEIKSVLDETYRYWLQGEEDIFLDAATCAMAFRILRVNGYDISSDPFTQLSEDHFSSSLGGYMKDIGSVLELFRASQIFIHPDEFVLEKQNFWTSQFLIQELSNGSIHADGLNKYVSQEVEYALKFPYHASLERLSNRRAIENYNKNNTRVLKTAYSSSNIGNEDFLNLAVEDFNICQSIQREELKDLARWITENRLDKLKFARQKLAYCYFSAAATLFPPELSDARISWAKNGVLTTVVDDFFDVGGSVEELVNLIQLVEKWDVDVSTDCCSENVEIIFSALHSTICDFADKALTWQGRNVISHIIDIWLNLLKSMLKEAEWLRDKSVPSMDEYMTNGYVSFALGPIVLPALYCVGPKLSEEIVRTPELHHLYEIMSTCGRLLNDIQTFKRESEEGKLNAVSLCMIHGGGDCTKEETIKEMKSFIAGKRRELLKLVLHEKGSVVPRACKDLFWKMIKVLHLFYMKDDGFTSHEMFNSVNAVLEEPIVLNKL; from the exons TTAGTTTGGTTCCTGGATCAATTGAAGCTAGAAAAGCCAAGAAACCAGCTTTG TTCATCGAGGGGACTAAACAAAGAATTAAGACAATGTTTGATAAGGTTGAACTATCTGTTTCCTCATATGATACCGCCTGGGTGGCAATGGTCCCTTGCCCAAATACCCCACAAGCCCCCTTTTTCCCTCAGTGTGTGAATTGGTTGTTGGATAATCAACTCCATGATGGGTCGTGGGGTCTTCCTAATCGCGATCCCTTTTTAGTTAAAGATGCTCTCTTATCTACCTTAGCATGTATCCTTCCACTAAAGCAATGGGGTGTTGGTGAAGAGCAAATGAACAAGG GCCTGTTCTTTATTGAGTCAAATATAGCTGCAGCTACCGATGAGAAGCAAGTTTCTCCTATTGGATTTGACATAATATTTCCTGCTCTAATTGAATATGCCAAAAATTTGGATTTGAGTATCCCTCTAGGGGCAACAAATTTAGATGCTTTGTTCCACAAGAGAGAGTTGGAGCTTAAAAG AGGCTATGGTAGCAACTTGGAAGGGAAGGGGTCCTACTTAGCATATTTTTCGGAGGGACTGGGGAAGTCAGCAGACTGGGAGATGATCATGAAATATCAAAGAAAGAATGGGTCACTTTTTAATTCACCATCCACCACAGCAGCTGCTTTTACTTACCTTAAGAATTCTGGTTGTCTTAGTTACCTTCACTCACTCCTAGATAAGTTTGGGAATGCAG tTCCTACGGTTTATCCTCTGGATATATATACTCGTCTTTGTATGGTTGATAGTCTTGAAAGGTTGGGAATTGATCGGCATTTCAGGAAGGAGATCAAAAGTGTATTGGATGAAACGTACAG ATACTGGCTACAAGGTGAGGAGGATATATTCTTAGATGCTGCCACTTGTGCAATGGCGTTTCGGATATTACGTGTCAATGGATATGATATTTCTTCAG ATCCATTTACCCAGCTTTCAGAAGATCATTTCTCCAGTTCCCTTGGAGGATATATGAAGGACATTGGTTCTGTTTTGGAATTATTTAGGGCTTCACAAATTTTCATACATCCTGATGAATTTGTTCTGGAGAAACAAAATTTCTGGACCAGTCAGTTTCTGATACAAGAATTATCCAATGGTTCAATTCATGCAGATGGACTGAATAAATATGTTAGCCAAGAG GTGGAATATGCTCTTAAGTTTCCCTACCATGCAAGTTTGGAACGGTTATCAAACAGGAGAGCCATTGagaattacaataaaaataatacaagGGTTTTAAAAACTGCCTATAG TTCTTCAAATATTGGCAATGAAGATTTCTTAAATCTGGCGGTTGAGGACTTCAACATCTGTCAATCAATACAGCGTGAAGAACTCAAAGATCTTGCAAG GTGGATTACAGAGAACAGATTAGACAAGTTAAAGTTTGCCAGGCAGAAACTAGCGTACTGTTACTTCTCTGCTGCAGCAACCCTTTTTCCCCCTGAACTTTCTGATGCTCGAATATCATGGGCCAAAAATGGGGTGCTTACCACAGTGGTTGATGATTTCTTTGACGTTGGTGGTTCAGTAGAGGAATTGGTAAACCTTATACAACTGGTTGAGAA ATGGGATGTTGATGTCAGCACTGACTGTTGTTCTGAGAatgttgaaattatattttcgGCACTTCACAGCACAATCTGTGACTTTGCAGACAAAGCATTAACATGGCAAGGGCGTAATGTGATAAGTCACATAATTGACATT TGGTTGAATTTGCTGAAGTCTATGTTGAAAGAAGCAGAGTGGTTGAGAGACAAGTCCGTGCCATCTATGGATGAATATATGACAAATGGGTACGTGTCATTTGCCTTAGGACCTATAGTCCTCCCAGCTCTCTATTGTGTTGGGCCTAAGCTTTCAGAAGAGATTGTTAGAACTCCAGAATTACATCATCTATATGAAATTATGAGCACTTGTGGACGTCTTCTAAATGATATACAGACCTTTAAG AGGGAATCTGAGGAAGGAAAATTGAATGCAGTATCTTTGTGCATGATTCATGGTGGTGGAGATTGTACTAAAGAAGAGACCATTAAGGAAATGAAGAGTTTTATTGCTGGAAAGAGGAGAGAACTTCTGAAATTAGTTTTGCACGAAAAGGGGAGTGTAGTTCCAAGAGCATGCAAGGATTTGTTCTGGAAAATGATTAAAGTGTTGCACCTATTTTACATGAAGGATGACGGATTCACTTCGCATGAGATGTTCAATTCTGTAAATGCAGTGCTTGAAGAACCCATCGTTCTCAATAAATTGTAA